In one Erythrobacteraceae bacterium WH01K genomic region, the following are encoded:
- a CDS encoding DUF885 domain-containing protein: MKAVWVIGVAGLALGGCATVDGYGADGTASAATVQPVAPETASPVNASAIAAAENIGSLFEAYDDASLELSPLGKAYRGIRDEDYGEWGDFTDAGERQSFELLQFTAEQMRGKFDVDALPEQDALSYRLFEAVEERRASLFPYRKYGYIFDQMNGAQSQLPAFLINIHRVTSESDARDYISRIEGVGPGMAELTSQSRERADNGIMPPDWVYPYVISDIENLLSAGLDNAILEDFAEKVDELEIDDAAKAALIADSVTAWESSAQPAYEGLLAEMKRQQAIAPTDDGIWRFPEGAAYYEALLANYTTTDLSADEIHAIGLREVDRIHGEMRAIMAEVGFEGSLQDFFEYTRTNDRFYYTSREEYLADAQAAIDKVEAVMPQWFGTLPTDPLVIKPVEAFREKSAGKAFYQRPAPDGSRPGTYYVNLYNLKDMSANELEALAYHEGLPGHHLQLSIQTQLGDVPPFRRFGGVTAYSEGWGLYSEELGKDMGFYTDPYSDFGRLGMELWRACRLVVDTGIHHKRWTREEAIAYLTENTPNPDGDIRKAIERYAVYPGQATAYMIGKLKIMELREMARTELGDDFDIRGFHDAILLSGPVPLSIMEENVAAWVAGQKDS; encoded by the coding sequence ATGAAGGCAGTTTGGGTAATCGGCGTGGCCGGTCTGGCACTCGGGGGATGTGCGACGGTGGACGGTTACGGGGCGGATGGCACGGCGTCCGCCGCCACCGTTCAGCCCGTCGCGCCCGAAACGGCAAGCCCGGTCAACGCCTCCGCGATTGCCGCAGCGGAAAATATCGGTTCCCTGTTCGAGGCGTATGACGACGCATCGCTCGAGCTTTCGCCGCTGGGCAAGGCCTATCGCGGCATTCGCGACGAGGATTACGGCGAATGGGGCGATTTCACCGATGCGGGCGAGCGTCAGTCGTTCGAGCTGCTGCAATTCACGGCAGAGCAGATGCGCGGCAAGTTCGACGTGGATGCGTTGCCGGAGCAGGACGCCTTGTCCTATCGCCTGTTCGAAGCGGTTGAAGAACGGCGCGCATCGCTTTTCCCGTATCGCAAATACGGCTACATCTTCGACCAGATGAACGGCGCGCAAAGCCAGCTGCCGGCCTTCCTGATCAACATTCACCGCGTGACCAGCGAAAGCGATGCGCGCGATTACATCAGCCGGATCGAAGGCGTCGGCCCGGGCATGGCGGAACTGACCTCGCAGTCGCGCGAACGCGCCGATAACGGCATCATGCCGCCTGACTGGGTCTATCCCTATGTCATCTCCGATATCGAGAACCTGCTGTCCGCCGGACTGGACAATGCGATCCTGGAGGATTTCGCGGAGAAGGTGGACGAGCTGGAAATCGACGACGCGGCGAAGGCTGCGCTGATCGCGGATTCCGTCACCGCCTGGGAAAGCTCTGCCCAGCCGGCCTATGAGGGGCTGCTTGCAGAGATGAAGCGGCAGCAGGCGATCGCGCCGACCGATGACGGCATCTGGCGCTTCCCCGAAGGAGCGGCCTATTACGAGGCGCTGCTCGCCAATTATACCACCACCGATCTCTCGGCGGATGAAATCCATGCCATCGGTCTTCGCGAGGTCGATCGCATCCATGGCGAAATGCGCGCCATCATGGCAGAGGTCGGTTTCGAGGGAAGCCTGCAGGACTTCTTCGAATATACCCGCACCAACGACCGGTTCTACTACACCAGCCGCGAGGAATATCTCGCCGATGCGCAGGCTGCGATTGACAAGGTCGAGGCCGTGATGCCGCAATGGTTCGGCACGCTGCCGACCGATCCGCTGGTGATCAAGCCGGTCGAGGCGTTCCGCGAGAAAAGCGCAGGGAAAGCGTTCTACCAGCGCCCCGCGCCCGATGGATCCCGGCCGGGCACGTACTACGTGAACCTCTACAACCTGAAGGATATGTCGGCCAACGAACTGGAAGCGCTGGCCTATCACGAAGGCCTGCCGGGCCATCACCTGCAGCTTTCCATCCAGACCCAGCTCGGCGACGTGCCGCCCTTCCGCCGCTTCGGCGGGGTCACGGCTTATAGCGAGGGCTGGGGCCTCTATTCGGAAGAGCTGGGCAAGGATATGGGTTTCTACACCGATCCCTATTCCGATTTCGGCCGGCTGGGGATGGAACTGTGGCGCGCGTGCCGGCTGGTCGTCGATACCGGCATCCACCACAAGCGCTGGACGCGCGAGGAAGCGATTGCCTACCTCACCGAGAACACACCCAATCCCGATGGCGACATCCGCAAGGCGATCGAACGCTATGCCGTCTATCCGGGGCAGGCGACCGCCTACATGATC